CTTCCTAGTTGACAGAGGAGCTCCGGCCATAGGAGTCAACTTCACCGCGCTAGCGGGCCTCCTTTACGTACTTAGAGCGCGGCGTCGACTCGATATGGAAACGCCATATGTGAGTACACCAATGACCGAAACCGAGGCGATAAAATGAGTTGGGAATCGCGCTGGCTGATCAGGTTATTTCAATGAGTTCAATCTCGAATACCAGCGTCTTGCCCGCCAACGGGTGGTTGGCGTCGAGCGTAACATTGTCGCCGTCGATACGCGTTACGCGCACGTTGACTGGCCGCCCCTGATCGTCCTCGGTCTGCAGCTGCTGGCCGACCCGGGGGACAATGTCTCTGGGAAACTGCTGCTTCTTGACGATGGTCAGGAGACGATCATGGTAGGCGCCGTAGGCGTCGCCGGGGGTGACCTCGACCGTTATCGATTCACCCGGGGTCATGCCACGCACGCCGTTCTCGAAGCCCGGTATTAGCTGCCTGGCGCCGAGAGTGAACTCGAGCGGTTCGCGATCGCGCGACGAATCGAATACTTCGCCGGACTTGAACTTTCCAGTGTAGTGGACCTTGACGGTATCGCCGTTCTTGGCTGGCGGCATGGTATGATCCTTTTGGGTTTTCATTCTGATGTTTCTCAGCAGGCGAAGACCAAGGTCTGTGCTACGTCCCCTGCTCCC
The sequence above is a segment of the Candidatus Zixiibacteriota bacterium genome. Coding sequences within it:
- a CDS encoding peptidylprolyl isomerase; the protein is MKTQKDHTMPPAKNGDTVKVHYTGKFKSGEVFDSSRDREPLEFTLGARQLIPGFENGVRGMTPGESITVEVTPGDAYGAYHDRLLTIVKKQQFPRDIVPRVGQQLQTEDDQGRPVNVRVTRIDGDNVTLDANHPLAGKTLVFEIELIEIT